A genome region from Nocardia sp. NBC_00565 includes the following:
- a CDS encoding TauD/TfdA family dioxygenase has translation MKGVLSERKTLHPVEIERRELPTTAGYAVRALAREICITLDSEPDGAADIARTLTDPALLEQIDARVGELPEQVRVALRPPATAAGATIVGKLPLTDAEFGPTPPSWVEAARWSGEAARRAKSFELDIAMLLLARSAGEPFGWSGQQGGRLVNNIVPSHGHEHEQSGASSRTLLSPHTEDAFHPDRANLLMLACLRNPDGVGTTVSSVRRTDLADDERRLLSTATLPILPDVSYGTGHERYRATPLPTLWTAESDSDTADLTLRYDPAYTPLDDADPAFRLAYTRLTAELERVCVTAALTPGELLLVDNDVAVHGRVPFAARYDGTDRWLKRVNIRLPERRRRAAEADENGYGQRIVAPFRAIGKPLAIDGVPARVTARTAVRLDTTHDDRGTVEHS, from the coding sequence GTGAAAGGCGTTCTCTCCGAACGTAAGACGCTTCACCCAGTAGAAATCGAACGTCGCGAGCTACCGACCACCGCCGGATATGCGGTGCGCGCGCTCGCCCGGGAGATATGTATCACACTCGACTCCGAACCCGATGGCGCAGCCGATATCGCGCGCACGCTGACCGATCCGGCATTGCTCGAGCAAATCGATGCCCGTGTCGGCGAGTTGCCCGAGCAGGTGCGCGTCGCGCTGCGCCCACCCGCCACCGCGGCGGGCGCCACCATCGTCGGCAAACTGCCGCTGACCGATGCCGAATTCGGGCCGACCCCGCCGAGTTGGGTCGAGGCGGCCCGCTGGAGCGGGGAGGCCGCGCGCCGCGCGAAATCGTTCGAACTCGATATCGCCATGCTGCTGCTCGCCCGGAGTGCGGGTGAACCGTTCGGCTGGTCCGGCCAGCAGGGCGGACGGCTGGTCAACAACATCGTGCCCTCCCACGGCCACGAACACGAACAATCCGGCGCGAGCAGCAGAACCCTGCTCAGCCCGCATACCGAGGACGCGTTCCATCCGGACCGGGCAAACCTGCTGATGCTGGCTTGCCTGCGCAATCCCGATGGCGTCGGCACCACCGTCTCCTCGGTGCGCCGGACCGATCTCGCCGACGACGAGCGCCGACTACTGAGCACGGCGACGCTGCCGATCCTGCCCGACGTCTCCTACGGCACCGGCCACGAGCGCTACCGCGCCACCCCGCTGCCGACCCTCTGGACCGCCGAATCCGACAGCGACACAGCGGATCTCACACTGCGCTACGACCCCGCCTACACCCCGCTCGACGACGCCGACCCGGCATTCCGGCTCGCGTACACGCGCCTCACCGCGGAGCTCGAACGCGTCTGCGTCACCGCCGCGCTCACTCCTGGCGAACTGCTCCTGGTCGACAATGACGTCGCCGTGCACGGTCGGGTACCGTTCGCCGCGCGCTACGACGGCACCGACCGCTGGCTCAAGCGCGTCAATATCCGTTTGCCCGAACGACGCCGTCGGGCCGCAGAGGCCGACGAAAATGGCTATGGGCAACGGATCGTCGCCCCGTTCCGAGCGATAGGCAAACCGCTCGCGATCGACGGTGTACCGGCCCGGGTTACCGCCCGGACCGCTGTGAGGCTGGATACAACACACGATGATCGAGGAACCGTTGAGCACTCGTGA
- a CDS encoding ABC transporter permease: protein MNKFRLLTVLPAVLVVVAAALGPTLATRPAEEAVGIPFGPSSADAWLGTDRLGRDVVAQLLYGGWGLLLLAAVIAVAVTGLSCVLGAVAALRPRVGVVIETATDFVMLLPAVLGILLVLTAWPDAGTYGLIAVALLFGTPYCARVFAAAAAGVAASGYVESAQASGETLWHLVFGEVIPNLRQVLAAQLGLRFVEGIYVVSTASFLQLPTTLGASNWAVMVRENSSGMLLNPWAVLAPSLAIAVVAVSVNLAVTSFEHGRRSKRVAAIGRASRRAGGGKEPAAWRPHRVSGRTRTDRLVAHRDTVSPGEEISVRSRDE, encoded by the coding sequence ATGAACAAGTTCCGACTGCTCACGGTATTGCCCGCGGTGCTGGTGGTCGTCGCGGCCGCGCTCGGACCGACATTGGCGACCCGGCCCGCCGAGGAAGCGGTCGGGATCCCGTTCGGGCCGTCCAGCGCGGATGCCTGGTTGGGGACCGATCGGCTCGGTCGAGATGTCGTAGCCCAACTGCTGTACGGCGGTTGGGGTCTGCTGCTGCTGGCGGCGGTGATCGCCGTCGCGGTGACGGGGTTGTCCTGCGTGCTCGGCGCGGTGGCGGCACTGCGACCGAGGGTCGGTGTGGTGATCGAAACCGCCACCGACTTCGTCATGCTGCTCCCGGCCGTGCTCGGCATCTTGCTGGTGCTGACCGCATGGCCGGATGCGGGCACCTACGGGCTGATCGCGGTCGCGCTGCTGTTCGGCACACCGTACTGCGCAAGAGTCTTCGCGGCCGCTGCCGCCGGGGTCGCGGCCAGCGGGTATGTCGAGAGTGCGCAGGCGAGTGGGGAAACGCTGTGGCACTTGGTGTTCGGTGAGGTGATCCCGAACCTCCGTCAGGTGCTCGCCGCGCAGTTGGGCTTGCGCTTCGTGGAGGGCATCTATGTGGTGAGCACCGCGTCGTTCCTTCAGTTGCCGACCACTCTCGGTGCGAGCAACTGGGCGGTCATGGTGCGTGAGAATTCCTCCGGAATGCTCCTCAACCCCTGGGCGGTGCTGGCTCCCAGCCTCGCCATCGCGGTGGTGGCGGTCAGCGTGAATCTCGCGGTGACATCGTTCGAGCACGGCCGTCGGTCCAAGCGCGTCGCAGCGATCGGGCGGGCCTCGCGTCGCGCGGGCGGGGGCAAGGAGCCTGCCGCGTGGCGCCCGCACCGGGTGTCCGGCCGAACCCGAACCGATCGACTTGTCGCGCACCGAGACACGGTGTCGCCGGGTGAGGAGATTTCGGTGCGGAGTCGAGATGAGTGA
- a CDS encoding PLP-dependent cysteine synthase family protein, with protein MPLVTRVTDLIGRTPLFELATTTTGTRLLLKLEQFNPTGAAKIRMARAMVDDAERRGLLSDGGHIIESTSGNTGLGLAVVAAERGYRFTAVVDHHACKDKLRAMRAMGAELVFVADDGDDNLATSAREDLAEAMAAERSDAYFTEQHNNDANAVGYYAVAEELLEDVDRVDILISAVGTGGSLFGTATRLRQLGCTPRVIGVEPVGSIAFGGPGGPYWQSGTGTPPGATIGTAVDYSLLDEGVKVSDVAAFAAARAVAAELGLMIGGSAGGSVHAALTRLEEFPPGSTVVTIVCDGGEKYLDSVFDDNWMNERDLLDAAAEREVRAMLDRYAPATRNDQLVEAR; from the coding sequence ATGCCGCTCGTCACGCGCGTGACGGATCTGATCGGCCGCACCCCGCTGTTCGAACTCGCGACCACCACGACCGGCACCCGGCTGCTGCTCAAGCTCGAGCAGTTCAATCCCACGGGCGCGGCCAAGATCAGGATGGCGCGCGCGATGGTCGACGATGCCGAGCGCAGAGGTTTGCTGAGCGATGGCGGGCATATTATCGAGTCGACATCCGGTAACACCGGGCTCGGCCTCGCGGTAGTAGCTGCCGAACGTGGGTACCGCTTCACCGCAGTGGTCGATCATCACGCATGTAAGGACAAGCTGCGCGCGATGCGAGCAATGGGTGCGGAGTTGGTATTCGTCGCCGATGACGGCGACGACAACCTGGCCACCTCGGCGCGGGAGGATCTCGCCGAGGCGATGGCGGCCGAGCGGTCGGACGCGTACTTCACCGAACAGCACAACAATGACGCCAACGCGGTCGGCTACTACGCCGTGGCCGAGGAATTGCTGGAAGACGTCGACCGCGTCGATATCCTGATCTCCGCGGTGGGTACCGGCGGTTCGCTGTTCGGCACCGCGACCCGGCTGCGCCAACTCGGCTGCACGCCACGGGTGATCGGTGTGGAGCCGGTCGGCTCGATCGCCTTCGGCGGTCCCGGCGGACCGTACTGGCAGTCCGGCACCGGCACCCCGCCGGGCGCCACCATCGGCACCGCCGTCGACTATTCGCTGCTGGACGAGGGCGTCAAGGTCTCCGATGTCGCGGCCTTCGCCGCCGCCCGCGCGGTCGCGGCCGAACTCGGCCTGATGATCGGCGGCTCCGCGGGCGGCTCGGTACACGCCGCACTCACCCGGCTCGAGGAATTCCCGCCCGGCTCGACCGTGGTCACCATCGTATGCGACGGCGGCGAGAAATACCTCGACTCCGTCTTCGACGACAACTGGATGAACGAGCGCGACCTGCTCGACGCCGCCGCCGAACGTGAGGTGCGCGCGATGCTCGACCGCTACGCTCCAGCTACCCGGAATGATCAGCTTGTGGAGGCGCGATGA
- a CDS encoding ABC transporter permease, which translates to MAFARLLIRRVALLIALLATVFVAVDLLPGNSARAVLGREAGPDQIAAKEHELGLDRPLPVRFFEWISGVATGDFGRTARGRSINELLADKFPPTLLLGGIAFLVTVVASLVLGGWWAARRGSMLSRLLQPTTTTAVAIPEFVVATLLILVFSLATGWLPAVTITGRSGFPASPDMLVLPVLALAIPQIGWNTRVVRAALLDAARAPHVESAVLDGLSPTKVLTRQVFPFALPTVVASFATTVGMLLGGALVVETIFNYPGLGAVLAGSVADRDTSLIAAVVALTGVVIMVMLAVADGIRAWALRGRA; encoded by the coding sequence ATGGCCTTCGCCCGACTCCTCATCCGGCGCGTCGCTCTGCTGATCGCGCTGCTCGCGACGGTGTTCGTGGCCGTCGACCTGTTGCCGGGCAATAGCGCTCGCGCGGTGCTCGGGCGCGAGGCGGGTCCGGATCAGATCGCGGCGAAGGAACACGAACTGGGACTGGACCGTCCGCTGCCGGTGCGCTTCTTCGAGTGGATCTCGGGGGTGGCGACCGGCGATTTCGGGCGCACGGCGCGTGGGCGATCGATCAATGAGCTACTGGCCGACAAGTTTCCGCCGACGCTGCTGCTCGGTGGGATCGCGTTTCTGGTGACGGTGGTGGCATCGCTGGTGCTGGGTGGTTGGTGGGCGGCTCGGCGCGGGTCGATGCTGTCGCGGTTGCTGCAGCCGACAACCACTACGGCCGTGGCGATTCCGGAGTTCGTTGTCGCCACCTTGTTGATCCTGGTGTTCTCGTTGGCGACCGGCTGGTTGCCCGCCGTAACCATTACCGGCCGTTCGGGTTTCCCGGCCAGTCCCGACATGTTGGTGCTGCCGGTGCTCGCGCTGGCGATACCGCAGATCGGCTGGAACACCAGGGTGGTGCGCGCGGCGCTACTCGACGCGGCTCGCGCGCCGCATGTGGAAAGCGCTGTGCTGGACGGCCTTTCGCCCACCAAGGTGCTGACGCGCCAGGTATTCCCGTTCGCGTTGCCGACCGTGGTGGCGAGCTTCGCGACCACGGTCGGCATGCTGCTCGGCGGCGCGCTGGTAGTCGAGACGATCTTCAACTACCCGGGACTCGGGGCGGTGCTGGCCGGTTCGGTGGCCGATCGCGACACCTCCTTGATCGCTGCGGTGGTCGCGTTGACGGGAGTGGTCATCATGGTGATGTTGGCGGTGGCCGACGGCATTCGGGCGTGGGCGTTGCGGGGGCGGGCATGA
- a CDS encoding ornithine cyclodeaminase family protein: MIEEPLSTRDRSTPLRVLSRSDLADVPITPADVVRAVEDAYLAFAAGDSDNPRKLSVANPDGWSVAYAMLGRDGRRRVVAMKTSYKFDPGHDRSTKRYYTTITLYDDSTGAPIAMMDCARVGALRTPAVSALLVRETARRGAESVLLIGTGTQGRNALPHLLAANPQLRKLMLYGTHPEGLAAVRDYLATYNPHALLETVEDPRAAAGSADVVLATAGPGTEVAIESEDLAPGSTVVLVGYGLAPSTLIDADRVIATSAEQMALTGIDMAGPDGRLRPVDAELPQILNRRAVARRSDDERIFVYNSGLVLTDIAVAHALAERAIAEGRGTEVPLWD, translated from the coding sequence ATGATCGAGGAACCGTTGAGCACTCGTGACCGGAGCACACCACTGCGTGTGCTGAGCCGCAGCGACCTCGCGGACGTGCCCATCACGCCCGCCGATGTCGTGCGTGCGGTGGAGGATGCGTATCTCGCGTTCGCCGCGGGCGATTCGGATAACCCGCGCAAACTCAGCGTGGCGAATCCGGACGGCTGGTCGGTGGCCTACGCCATGCTCGGGCGCGACGGCCGCCGCCGGGTGGTCGCGATGAAGACCTCCTACAAATTCGATCCCGGCCACGACCGCAGCACCAAGCGCTATTACACGACGATCACGCTCTACGACGACAGCACCGGCGCGCCGATCGCGATGATGGACTGCGCCAGGGTCGGCGCGCTGCGCACGCCGGCGGTCTCGGCGCTGCTCGTCCGCGAGACCGCGCGCCGTGGCGCGGAGAGCGTACTGCTGATCGGCACCGGCACGCAGGGCCGAAACGCGTTGCCGCACTTGCTCGCCGCCAATCCGCAGCTGCGCAAGCTGATGCTCTACGGCACGCATCCCGAGGGACTGGCGGCGGTTCGCGACTACCTCGCAACATACAACCCGCACGCACTGCTGGAAACGGTCGAGGATCCGCGTGCGGCCGCGGGCAGCGCCGATGTCGTACTGGCCACCGCGGGCCCCGGCACCGAAGTCGCCATCGAATCCGAGGATCTCGCACCGGGATCGACGGTGGTCCTGGTCGGTTATGGATTGGCGCCGTCCACCCTGATCGACGCGGATCGCGTCATCGCGACCAGCGCTGAGCAAATGGCACTGACCGGCATCGATATGGCCGGTCCTGACGGCAGGCTGCGGCCGGTGGACGCCGAACTGCCGCAGATTCTCAACCGCCGCGCGGTCGCCCGCCGCTCCGACGACGAGCGGATCTTCGTCTACAACAGCGGGTTGGTGCTCACCGATATCGCCGTCGCGCACGCACTGGCCGAGCGGGCCATCGCCGAGGGCCGCGGCACGGAGGTACCCCTGTGGGACTAG
- a CDS encoding putative PEP-binding protein, protein MRQSLALSCERISAELLDHFDGVGMVRGEYVFRAAGKYPTPESVSGYLVPYLRHISKRASGTIWYRTMEADTAECNTLDGVEEIIHEPNTLLGLRGIRRARRFPEAFVAELEGIAQVRDEGADIGVLFPFVTYVDELQWAIQQTRAVIGDCPVATMVEIPSLLLEVDRVVATGVSRVVIGCNDLSSLLLGQARASLRPVRPVPPLLRAIERVTMVAAAAGVQTAVAGYLHPDLVAACANLGVDECVLHYSDLPELLGDEFAELPDLDVLQAIKRKTRAAIAIFEAERAAGSDPDHPQAHQTLTP, encoded by the coding sequence ATGCGGCAGAGCCTGGCATTGAGTTGTGAGCGGATCTCCGCTGAACTGCTCGACCACTTCGACGGTGTCGGGATGGTGCGCGGTGAATATGTATTCCGCGCGGCCGGGAAATACCCGACACCGGAATCGGTTTCGGGTTATCTGGTGCCGTATCTGCGGCATATCTCCAAGCGTGCGAGCGGGACCATCTGGTATCGCACCATGGAAGCCGATACCGCCGAATGCAATACCCTCGACGGCGTCGAAGAGATCATCCACGAGCCGAACACCCTGCTCGGTCTGCGCGGAATTCGCCGGGCGCGCCGCTTTCCCGAGGCATTCGTCGCGGAACTCGAGGGCATCGCGCAGGTGCGCGACGAGGGCGCCGATATCGGCGTGCTGTTTCCCTTCGTCACCTATGTGGACGAATTGCAGTGGGCCATCCAGCAAACCAGGGCCGTCATCGGTGACTGCCCGGTCGCCACGATGGTCGAAATCCCATCACTGCTGCTCGAAGTAGACCGCGTCGTTGCCACCGGGGTATCGCGCGTGGTGATCGGTTGCAACGACCTGTCGTCGCTGCTGCTCGGCCAGGCCCGCGCATCACTGCGACCGGTGCGCCCCGTTCCCCCGCTGCTGCGCGCGATCGAACGCGTCACGATGGTGGCCGCCGCCGCGGGCGTGCAGACCGCGGTCGCGGGTTATCTACATCCGGACCTGGTCGCGGCCTGCGCGAACCTCGGCGTCGACGAATGCGTGCTGCACTACTCCGACCTCCCCGAACTACTGGGTGACGAGTTCGCGGAGCTGCCGGATCTGGATGTGCTGCAAGCGATCAAGCGCAAGACGCGCGCCGCGATCGCGATATTCGAGGCCGAGCGGGCGGCCGGTTCCGATCCCGACCACCCGCAGGCCCATCAGACTTTGACGCCGTAG
- a CDS encoding ABC transporter substrate-binding protein — MGWNRRQLLRSGLGVGAVLLVAACSDGGNSGGPARRGGTLRVGALGSAARIERDPHANLSNDSDFLITSLVYDALTVPAADPNVAARLSNRWESDAERRRWTFTIADGATFHDRTPVTSDDVVWSLRRLRTVGGASKMPAAVEDITADGPNRVVIALPEPNTQLPLLVQLMTFTVKKDTTDFTKAIGTGPFRLESYQDGNARLVRNERWHGPAPLLDAIEITMFDSVTALGNAVLGGQIDLASNVGAIAGRTAEGRGDLRVVRRPNDTMVGVAMRTSDGPFADARVRAAVRLGVDRKALVNQVHSGYGTVGNDILGTGDPLYDKTIAQRTRDVDRAKTLLREAGFDTGKSYQLLTKAEAPGEVESAKVIATQLADIGLRLDVVTQESNAFYDQTWLKAPFYTVSWGTNDSALFFATKLMSSGSNRNETGFKDAEFDAATAKALAAPGDSEYAAACRDVQRIEYARGGYLVWGMADGIDIATSQVRDVPTLGGFARVQLERAWLAD; from the coding sequence ATGGGATGGAATCGACGACAGCTCCTGCGATCGGGACTCGGCGTCGGCGCGGTGCTGTTGGTCGCCGCATGCTCGGACGGCGGGAATTCCGGCGGCCCCGCGCGCCGCGGCGGCACCCTGCGGGTCGGTGCGCTCGGCAGCGCGGCGCGGATCGAACGCGATCCGCACGCGAATCTCAGCAATGACAGCGACTTCCTCATCACCTCGCTGGTATACGACGCGCTCACGGTACCCGCCGCGGACCCGAATGTTGCTGCGCGCCTTTCCAACCGGTGGGAATCCGATGCGGAGCGCCGGCGCTGGACCTTCACCATCGCCGACGGCGCGACCTTCCATGACCGAACCCCGGTCACCTCCGATGACGTGGTGTGGTCGCTGCGCAGGCTGCGCACCGTCGGTGGCGCGTCGAAAATGCCTGCCGCCGTTGAGGACATCACCGCAGACGGTCCGAACCGGGTGGTGATCGCGCTGCCCGAACCGAATACCCAACTGCCGCTGCTGGTTCAGCTGATGACCTTCACCGTCAAGAAGGACACCACCGACTTCACCAAGGCCATCGGCACCGGGCCGTTCCGGCTCGAGTCCTACCAGGACGGCAATGCCCGACTGGTGCGCAACGAGCGGTGGCACGGTCCGGCGCCGCTGCTGGACGCCATCGAGATCACCATGTTCGACAGCGTCACCGCGCTGGGAAATGCGGTGCTCGGCGGGCAGATCGATCTGGCCTCCAATGTCGGTGCGATCGCTGGACGTACCGCCGAGGGGCGTGGTGATCTGCGCGTGGTCCGGCGGCCGAACGACACCATGGTCGGTGTCGCGATGCGGACCTCCGATGGACCGTTCGCGGATGCTCGGGTGCGTGCGGCGGTTCGGTTGGGTGTCGATCGGAAGGCACTGGTGAACCAGGTGCATTCGGGGTACGGCACGGTCGGCAACGATATTCTCGGCACCGGAGATCCGTTGTACGACAAGACCATCGCGCAGCGGACCCGCGATGTGGACCGGGCGAAGACGCTGCTGCGCGAGGCCGGTTTCGATACCGGTAAGAGCTACCAGCTGCTCACCAAGGCCGAGGCGCCGGGCGAGGTCGAATCGGCGAAGGTGATCGCCACCCAACTGGCCGATATCGGGCTGCGGCTCGACGTCGTGACACAGGAGTCGAATGCCTTCTACGACCAGACCTGGTTGAAAGCCCCGTTCTACACGGTCTCCTGGGGCACCAATGATTCCGCGCTGTTCTTCGCGACCAAGCTGATGTCCTCGGGCTCCAATCGCAACGAAACCGGCTTCAAGGACGCCGAATTCGATGCCGCCACCGCTAAAGCCCTTGCCGCGCCCGGTGACTCGGAATACGCGGCGGCCTGCCGCGACGTGCAGCGGATCGAATACGCCCGCGGCGGCTACCTGGTGTGGGGCATGGCCGACGGCATCGATATCGCGACCTCCCAGGTGCGCGACGTGCCGACGCTCGGCGGCTTCGCCAGGGTGCAGCTGGAACGAGCCTGGCTCGCGGACTGA
- a CDS encoding MATE family efflux transporter: MILSRYRADGRQLTALAAPIALTQLAQIAVSTTNIALMGTLGVREVAAGGLAMVLFNQIRTMCVGLITGTGNQIATSVSAAGKRGESPDREVRAIVRSSFLIATVAGIVGGAVLVGLGWALRWLGQDTAVLADARPLMIALAPGLLPCLWFQVLRQYTVGMQRPQALLLVTLGSVALNLVLALAFIHGWAGLPALGLTGIGIATSLVFLITFGVFWAMVRADAELGATLPLRPWPVHPPTIRAELKLGAPIALTYGSEAGMFSVLALVMGSIGPAALAAHNVVYQIIYIVFQVAIGLSHGASILVSHAVARDEYGHARALAWLALQHAGIVAAVTGVVYIAAPKLVLTPFLEPSDTATIELARSLLLIGIVLQFFDAAQNIGTGLLRGLEETKAGFRLSLVGYWLVGLPTALLLAFPAGLGAAGVWWGLTAGLAATAVLMLRRYFTLLDAEQRAHPHRIPESLPSPG, encoded by the coding sequence GTGATCTTGTCTCGGTACCGCGCCGATGGACGCCAGCTCACCGCGCTGGCCGCACCCATCGCGTTGACCCAGCTGGCGCAGATCGCGGTGTCCACCACCAATATCGCGCTGATGGGCACGCTCGGTGTGCGTGAGGTCGCCGCGGGCGGGCTGGCGATGGTGCTGTTCAACCAGATTCGCACCATGTGCGTCGGGTTGATCACCGGGACCGGGAACCAGATCGCTACCTCGGTGAGTGCGGCGGGCAAGCGGGGCGAGTCCCCGGATCGGGAGGTCCGCGCTATCGTGCGGTCGAGTTTCCTGATCGCCACCGTCGCCGGAATCGTCGGCGGCGCAGTGCTCGTCGGTCTCGGCTGGGCGTTGCGGTGGCTCGGTCAGGACACGGCGGTGCTGGCCGACGCGCGGCCGCTGATGATCGCGCTCGCGCCCGGACTGCTGCCCTGCCTGTGGTTCCAGGTGCTGCGGCAGTACACCGTCGGTATGCAGCGTCCGCAGGCGCTGCTGCTGGTAACCCTGGGCTCGGTGGCGCTGAATCTCGTACTGGCCCTTGCCTTCATCCACGGCTGGGCCGGACTGCCCGCCCTCGGGCTGACCGGCATCGGCATCGCGACCTCACTGGTCTTCCTGATCACCTTCGGCGTGTTCTGGGCGATGGTGCGCGCGGATGCCGAACTCGGCGCGACGCTGCCGCTGCGGCCGTGGCCGGTGCACCCGCCGACCATCCGGGCCGAGTTGAAGCTCGGCGCGCCGATCGCGCTCACCTACGGTTCGGAGGCGGGCATGTTCTCGGTGCTCGCCCTGGTGATGGGCAGCATCGGACCGGCCGCGCTGGCCGCGCACAATGTGGTCTACCAGATCATCTACATCGTCTTCCAGGTCGCGATCGGCCTGTCGCACGGCGCGTCCATTCTGGTCAGCCATGCCGTCGCCCGCGACGAATACGGGCACGCCCGAGCACTGGCGTGGCTGGCGCTGCAGCACGCCGGCATCGTCGCCGCGGTCACCGGCGTGGTCTACATCGCCGCGCCGAAGCTCGTGCTGACCCCCTTCCTGGAACCCAGCGACACCGCGACGATCGAACTGGCACGCTCCCTGCTTCTCATCGGCATCGTGCTCCAATTCTTCGACGCCGCACAGAACATCGGCACCGGACTGCTGCGCGGCCTCGAGGAAACCAAGGCGGGCTTCCGCCTGTCCCTGGTCGGCTACTGGCTCGTCGGCCTCCCCACCGCCCTACTCCTGGCCTTCCCCGCCGGCCTCGGCGCCGCGGGCGTCTGGTGGGGCCTCACCGCGGGCCTGGCCGCCACCGCCGTCCTCATGCTGCGCCGCTACTTCACCCTCCTCGACGCCGAACAGCGGGCTCACCCGCACCGCATCCCCGAATCCCTGCCCAGCCCCGGCTGA
- a CDS encoding Y4yA family PLP-dependent enzyme, with translation MGLDISGVGFDKKMRAPGITEPDGTLLFDNGSHRDKVKLGEQPTSGESTVDPAVLEAVHALLSICAAPLPARTDDWERRLLADPNLLGDIAFAIGGPFHVMYPPRVAVNINGFRQAFEQYGVDGAIYYGKKANKAACVARACAEHGAGVDVSSIGELNAALSHGVRGDELMVTGPAKSDDLLWLAVRHGALIALDSLDELARLAAFATPGAAARVLLRVLPNGSASRFGMTGDELDRAISVIGASGTVGHESIRLQGFSFHLSGYDAVARAEHADELITRCLDARTLGHPATTISIGGGFGVDYVPATAWSEFTEHANRQWFHAGKSFDSYYPYHFPAPGPAMLAAILAPDGLAERLRDNDIRLAIEPGRALLDRAGSTVFRVQGSKTRHADGHPYQLLTVDGTSLSLSEQWFDSEYLPDPILWPPRPGELTPTCVGAASCLESDMLSWRRIPLPRQAEVGDLLIYPNTAGYQMDSNESAFHELPIPPKVVLRDTGDRLRWTLDAG, from the coding sequence GTGGGACTAGACATCAGCGGCGTCGGGTTCGACAAGAAGATGCGCGCTCCCGGCATCACTGAACCCGACGGCACGCTGCTGTTCGACAACGGCTCGCACCGCGACAAGGTCAAACTGGGCGAGCAGCCGACGAGTGGGGAAAGCACAGTGGATCCGGCGGTGCTGGAGGCCGTGCACGCGCTACTGAGTATCTGCGCGGCGCCACTACCCGCGCGCACCGACGATTGGGAACGGCGGTTGCTCGCCGACCCGAATCTGCTGGGCGATATCGCCTTTGCGATCGGCGGGCCGTTCCACGTCATGTATCCACCGCGAGTCGCGGTGAATATCAACGGATTCCGGCAGGCGTTCGAGCAGTACGGGGTGGACGGCGCGATCTACTACGGGAAGAAGGCGAACAAAGCGGCCTGCGTGGCGCGCGCCTGCGCCGAACATGGTGCGGGCGTTGATGTTTCCAGCATCGGCGAACTGAATGCGGCGCTGTCGCATGGCGTTCGCGGCGACGAGCTGATGGTGACCGGCCCGGCCAAATCCGATGATCTGCTGTGGCTGGCGGTGCGACACGGTGCGTTGATCGCCCTCGACAGCCTCGACGAGCTCGCGCGGTTGGCCGCATTCGCCACTCCGGGCGCGGCGGCGCGCGTCCTACTGCGCGTGCTGCCCAACGGATCCGCCAGCCGATTCGGCATGACCGGCGATGAACTCGACCGCGCGATATCGGTGATCGGCGCTTCCGGCACCGTCGGCCACGAATCAATACGCCTGCAGGGCTTCAGCTTCCACCTGTCCGGCTACGACGCCGTCGCCCGTGCCGAACACGCCGACGAACTGATCACCCGTTGCCTGGATGCACGCACCCTCGGCCATCCCGCCACCACCATCTCCATCGGCGGCGGATTCGGCGTCGATTACGTCCCGGCGACCGCCTGGTCCGAATTCACCGAGCACGCGAACCGGCAGTGGTTCCACGCGGGCAAGTCCTTCGACTCGTATTACCCGTACCACTTCCCGGCACCCGGCCCGGCCATGCTGGCCGCCATCTTGGCACCCGACGGTCTGGCGGAACGACTGCGCGACAACGATATCCGGCTCGCCATCGAACCCGGCCGGGCGCTGCTGGACCGCGCCGGATCGACGGTCTTCCGGGTGCAGGGCAGCAAGACCCGCCACGCCGACGGCCACCCCTACCAGCTACTCACCGTCGACGGCACCAGCCTCAGCTTGTCCGAGCAGTGGTTCGACAGCGAGTACCTACCCGATCCGATACTGTGGCCGCCGCGTCCCGGCGAGCTCACCCCGACCTGCGTAGGCGCGGCCAGCTGTCTCGAATCCGACATGCTCAGCTGGCGGCGCATCCCGCTCCCCAGGCAGGCCGAGGTCGGCGATCTGCTGATCTACCCGAATACCGCTGGCTACCAGATGGATTCGAACGAGTCGGCCTTTCACGAACTGCCGATCCCACCGAAGGTGGTGCTGCGTGATACCGGCGATCGGCTCCGCTGGACGCTCGACGCCGGATAG